One Pectobacterium polaris DNA window includes the following coding sequences:
- the ftsH gene encoding ATP-dependent zinc metalloprotease FtsH, giving the protein MSDMAKNLILWLVIAVVLMSVFQSFGPSESNGRRVDYSTFLTEVNQDQVREARINGREISVIKKDSNRYTTYIPVNDPKLLDNLLTKNVKVVGEPPEEPSLLASIFISWFPMLLLIGVWIFFMRQMQGGGGKGAMSFGKSKARMLTEDQIKTTFADVAGCDEAKEEVSELVEYLREPSRFQKLGGKIPKGILMVGPPGTGKTLLAKAIAGEAKVPFFTISGSDFVEMFVGVGASRVRDMFEQAKKAAPCIIFIDEIDAVGRQRGAGLGGGHDEREQTLNQMLVEMDGFEGNEGIIVIAATNRPDVLDPALLRPGRFDRQVVVGLPDVRGREQILKVHMRRVPLSPDIDASVIARGTPGFSGADLANLVNEAALFSARGNKRVVSMVEFEKAKDKIMMGAERRSMVMTEKQKESTAYHEAGHAIIGRLVPEHDPVHKVTIIPRGRALGVTFFLPEGDAISASRQKLESQISTLYGGRLAEEIIYGVEHVSTGASNDIKVATSIARNMVTQWGFSEKLGPLLYAEEEGEVFLGRSVAKAKHMSDETARIIDQEVKSLVERNYVRARELLMANMDILHSMKDALMKYETIDAPQIDDLMGRKKDVRPPAGWEESRSDNDAGNGGGTPKAPTPVDEPQTPNPGNTMSEQVDDK; this is encoded by the coding sequence TTGAGTGACATGGCGAAAAACCTAATTCTCTGGTTAGTCATCGCAGTTGTGCTGATGTCTGTTTTCCAGAGCTTTGGGCCCAGCGAGTCGAATGGCCGTAGGGTGGATTATTCAACCTTCTTGACTGAAGTGAATCAGGATCAGGTCCGTGAAGCACGTATTAACGGGCGTGAGATCAGTGTTATCAAAAAAGACAGCAACAGATACACGACTTACATTCCTGTCAATGATCCCAAGCTACTGGATAACCTGCTAACGAAGAACGTGAAAGTCGTTGGTGAGCCGCCGGAAGAACCGAGCTTGCTGGCTTCTATCTTTATTTCTTGGTTCCCGATGCTGTTACTGATTGGCGTCTGGATCTTCTTCATGCGTCAAATGCAAGGCGGCGGCGGTAAAGGCGCTATGTCCTTCGGCAAGAGCAAAGCGCGTATGTTGACTGAAGATCAGATCAAGACGACGTTTGCTGATGTAGCGGGTTGTGACGAAGCGAAGGAAGAGGTTAGCGAACTGGTCGAGTACCTGCGCGAACCTAGCCGTTTCCAGAAACTGGGCGGTAAAATTCCGAAAGGCATTCTGATGGTCGGCCCGCCGGGAACAGGTAAAACGCTGCTGGCAAAAGCGATTGCCGGTGAAGCAAAAGTGCCTTTCTTTACGATTTCCGGTTCTGACTTCGTTGAAATGTTTGTCGGTGTCGGTGCTTCTCGTGTCCGTGACATGTTCGAACAGGCGAAGAAAGCTGCGCCTTGTATCATCTTTATCGATGAAATCGACGCCGTTGGCCGTCAGCGTGGCGCAGGTTTGGGCGGTGGTCACGATGAACGTGAACAAACGCTGAACCAAATGCTGGTTGAGATGGATGGCTTTGAAGGCAACGAGGGCATTATTGTCATCGCGGCAACTAACCGTCCTGATGTTCTTGACCCCGCGTTGCTGCGTCCAGGTCGTTTTGACCGTCAGGTTGTGGTTGGCCTGCCGGATGTTCGCGGTCGTGAACAGATTCTGAAAGTTCACATGCGTCGCGTGCCGCTGTCTCCAGATATCGATGCGTCAGTGATTGCACGTGGTACGCCAGGCTTCTCTGGTGCAGATTTGGCTAACCTAGTTAACGAAGCTGCATTGTTCTCCGCTCGTGGTAACAAACGCGTTGTTTCGATGGTCGAGTTTGAGAAAGCTAAAGACAAAATCATGATGGGTGCAGAGCGCCGTTCCATGGTAATGACTGAGAAGCAGAAAGAATCGACGGCGTATCATGAAGCTGGGCATGCAATCATTGGTCGTCTGGTGCCAGAGCACGATCCGGTCCACAAAGTGACGATCATTCCGCGTGGCCGTGCACTGGGTGTGACGTTCTTCCTGCCTGAAGGCGATGCGATCAGCGCTAGCCGTCAGAAGCTGGAAAGCCAGATCTCTACGCTGTACGGCGGTCGACTGGCCGAAGAAATTATTTACGGCGTGGAACATGTTTCGACAGGCGCGTCGAATGATATCAAGGTTGCAACGTCGATTGCTCGTAACATGGTGACGCAGTGGGGCTTCTCCGAAAAACTGGGCCCATTGCTTTATGCGGAAGAAGAAGGTGAAGTCTTCCTCGGTCGTTCTGTGGCAAAAGCTAAACACATGTCAGATGAGACGGCGCGTATCATCGATCAGGAAGTAAAATCTCTGGTTGAACGTAACTACGTGCGTGCTCGCGAACTGTTGATGGCCAACATGGACATTCTTCACTCAATGAAAGATGCGTTGATGAAGTATGAAACCATTGATGCGCCGCAGATCGATGACCTGATGGGACGTAAGAAAGACGTTCGTCCACCAGCAGGTTGGGAAGAGTCTCGTTCTGACAACGATGCTGGCAACGGTGGCGGTACACCTAAAGCCCCTACACCAGTAGATGAGCCGCAGACACCTAATCCCGGTAATACAATGTCTGAGCAAGTGGACGACAAATAA